The DNA sequence ATGCCATTGCGAGCGAGGTTCGACGGCTCTTGCAAGCGAATTGAGGAGGTCAAGGTGTTATTCAACTTTAGTGACACGATTAGCAGTAAAATGTGAGCTGGAGCTTTGAGTGGTCGTGCAAGCGAGGAACACCACCAGTGGCTAAAAGCAGGCAGTAGTATTCTACGCTGTAGCAATTATCTTTTGGTCTTTCAGGCCATGGGCTAGGTTCTGTTCTCTGTGCaggtgcagcagctgaatgTTACCTCGGGGTGGTGGTCGCAAGGATGAGCTCATAATTGCCGTAATTGCCGCATACTATCGACAACAGCTCAATGTATCAGCATTGGAAATCTGGCTCCAGTGATGTTATTGGGCTCTTCTCCGCTTCGTAGTATAATGAACACCAAGATTGCAATTTTTCAAGTCTCGTAACGCGTCATCATATTAAAATAGGCATGCTAAATAAATGTACACAACGTGCTTCATACAAGGAATTAACCAAATACGACAAACAACAGGGCCTACCCATCACGTGAAAGCAACAACAGTAAATCACTCCTTGCCGTCAACAACGATGCTGAGGCTAcctccagcttcatcaagTTCCACGATGGTCTTTTTGTGGCGATGATCCAGGTAAGACAGTACGCCCGTCCAGATGACAAGGGCAATGCAGCAAGCAATCATGGCCCACATACCGCGCTAATAGCATCAAGTTAGCAAACATGCGTCTCAAAGGGGAGAGAGAGTTTTAAAAAATGCAAAAGAGGACTCACTGTGAACCAAGGAGCCATGTCGGCACCGTAGAAGATGATGCTCCACCAAGCGTTGACGGCATTGTTGCCCAGATTCATGGCGGCCAACACAATAGCACGGAAAATGTGCTCTTCGTAACGCATTGAATCGTTGCACCAGGCGAAAAAGGTGGCCTGGCACGCGTAGACGGAACCGGCAATGTAGTAAGCAGCCATTACTACCGGGGTAGAGCCCGAGCTGGTAGGGTGGTGGGAGGCCACCAGGATCATGATGGAGGTTGCGATGCCAACGAGGCCGATCCAGTAGCCGACGAGGTAGCGTTTGCCATTCAGGAAGTCAGTCAGCGTGGCCCAAAACAGGGTCGAGACGATGCCAACGGCCGGTACGCCGGTTGGGTAGTTGTTCAGCTGGCTGACGCTGTACTTGTGAGTAGGGCTGCTTTTGAggaagagggcaagaagagagtTGCTGGAAAAGGACTCTGTTTCTCCGGCAATGACCCAGAGCATGACGAAGCCCCAGAATTGCCAAGACGTAAGCACCTTCTTGAGGAAGCGCAAAGTGATGGGCGAGCTCTCCTCAATGACGGGCACGCGGGCCACAGCCAGGCGcttctcgtcgtcgctgaGATAAAACGCCGTGGTGTTGCGAGGCGTGTctgggaagaagatgaggccGTACAGCGCAACGGGGATGGTGAGGAGGCCGTcaatgatgaagagccaCCGCCAACCCGCGAGACCGCCGCGGCCATTGAGGCTTTGGTGGATGCCCGtctggatgaagccgccaaTCATGGTGCCGGCCAGGCCAGACGACGTGAAGATGCCGCTGCGCTTGCCGAGCTCGCGCTCAGTGTACCAGGCGCCGAGGATGTAGTGCGTGCCGACAAAGGTGGAGGCCTCGCAGATGCCCTGGAAGAAGcgaatggccatgatggattGGGGGTTGTGCACCGAGGCGGTGACCATGGTGAGGCCGCCCCAGAGGAGCATCATGGAGGGGAACCAGATGCGAGGCTTGACGTAGTAGAGAGAGAGGTTGGACGGGATCTGGCCCAGGACGTAGCTGTAGATGAGTGGCAGTTTTGTTAATGGGATGATCAGAAGACAGGTAAGGAAGATGTAACCACTTACCCAACTGTGAAGCAGGTGTTGATTTCATTGAGCTGATTGCCGACAAAGCCCAAGTCCTCCTTCATTCCAGAGACATAGGCATTGGAGAGGTTTGAACGATCCAGCTGATTGAAGAGTTAGCTGACTCACACTCACATCGATACGAGATTGAAACAGAGCAGAGACGCGCACATAATTGATAAAGTAACTCAGACAGCAAAACGTCAAGATGAAAAAGTCAATCTTGCGCAACAGCGTGCGCTCCCCAGGCTGATAGTCCGTGTGCAGGTAGTCGCGGATCCTTTGAGATACCATCTTGAACTGCCGAGGAGGATCAATAAACCCTCCAAAACCTCGGCCGCACAGCGAAGAGACAGATagcaagacaaaaaagtCTTTGGAGGTTTTCAGACAAGGGCAGCGCCAAACGCCGGCAATCAAGACCAAGGCGAGTTTACAGCAGCGTGTCAAGCCTCTAAAGCAGCGATTTCCCCTTCTCAAGAGTGACCGAAAGACGAGGGTTTTCGGTGGATCTTTATGAGTTTGGAGGTCCtccagagaaagagatgatcAGTCGCACCGTGTTGACGCGCCGTTGCCGGCTAAGACTATGTACTGTTACGGAATCAAGGCcggataaaaaaaagtgactGGTGCTATTTGGGAGTAGCATTATCGTAGTAGCCAGATAAGAGCCACCGCCTCTCAGCCACCGCTATCTCCAATCTCCCTGGTGCAAATACGAATGATAATCACTTCAGATACAGCACTTGCTGGTCATGCGAGGCGGCGATAGACTGATAGACTGATTGCTAGAGTCTCTCGCTAGACCAAAACTGCCGGCAGGGCTTGACGGTAGTTCAGCTCAAAAGTTGGCCGAGGCGAGATCCCTGGCATGGACAGCCTTAGCGTCGCTTGTCTGTCTTTCCAAGCTGTCGAAACGCAGGGCTCCGCTAGGCTCGACTAAGAACCCGGGAACAAGAATCGAAAAAAGGGTCGTCCCCCTCACCGCGAAAGGGCACCATGACACGCCGCAAGCCACCACGAGGCGTCATCAACTAGTTATATAGCAACTAATGGGCTTGCTGTTACCGGCTTCCGTTGACCAAAAACGTGGGGAAGCAACAAGAGGATCCtcttggagatgagaaaAGCCGGGGTAGCTTGGCTGGGGGTCCCGGCGCAAGTGTAGCCGGAATCGAGGCTCCATTCATCCTCTACTCATCCAACAGAACATTCCTACTGGCCGCATTCTCTAGTACACGGCAATATCCTGTCCATGCGGAGTAGTATCTATTAGTCGACGGAGTTATATCCATAGTCGCTCGCACTATGGAGCTGCGATAACGAGATCCGGTCCGCGCTGGGAACCCCCGCAGCAGAAAAACAAGCAGCCAGAAGAATCCTCCACGCTTTTCCATCCAATGCCATACGGCGGGCGTTGCTAGACGCCATTTTTTTCGCCCATTGCTTCCCTCCCCCCTGaccctttccctttttcactaaccttctttttcccttcttctcttcttttactcctcttccttcatttttctattttttgtcttttttttccctttcgcTCACGCCCACTTCCCCTCCCTTGCCACCCCCCTAGCTTGTGCCAAATGTTTCTtaccctctttttttgttagCCTTCCCAATCTGGCAACTGACCAAATCGAGCAACTGGATATGGGAATGGCTTCCAACACCAACGATGGGGTCCTACAGCAGCGCAACAGGCCAGTCGGAAAGCCTCGCGGCATGCGCCGGGACCGGGACTGTCGCAGCTGCAAGCTAAGAAACGTGAAATGCGATCTGAACAGGCCCTCGTGCGGAGAAGTGGGTAGGCCCCTGATTCATGAAGCTGGCTCtctgccccccccctttttgcGCGGATatcatgatgatg is a window from the Trichoderma atroviride chromosome 5, complete sequence genome containing:
- a CDS encoding uncharacterized protein (TransMembrane:10 (i21-39o95-114i157-176o188-211i258-284o304-322i329-350o362-382i394-416o428-448i)) — translated: MVSQRIRDYLHTDYQPGERTLLRKIDFFILTFCCLSYFINYLDRSNLSNAYVSGMKEDLGFVGNQLNEINTCFTVGYVLGQIPSNLSLYYVKPRIWFPSMMLLWGGLTMVTASVHNPQSIMAIRFFQGICEASTFVGTHYILGAWYTERELGKRSGIFTSSGLAGTMIGGFIQTGIHQSLNGRGGLAGWRWLFIIDGLLTIPVALYGLIFFPDTPRNTTAFYLSDDEKRLAVARVPVIEESSPITLRFLKKVLTSWQFWGFVMLWVIAGETESFSSNSLLALFLKSSPTHKYSVSQLNNYPTGVPAVGIVSTLFWATLTDFLNGKRYLVGYWIGLVGIATSIMILVASHHPTSSGSTPVVMAAYYIAGSVYACQATFFAWCNDSMRYEEHIFRAIVLAAMNLGNNAVNAWWSIIFYGADMAPWFTRGMWAMIACCIALVIWTGVLSYLDHRHKKTIVELDEAGGSLSIVVDGKE